A single Ptiloglossa arizonensis isolate GNS036 chromosome 2, iyPtiAriz1_principal, whole genome shotgun sequence DNA region contains:
- the LOC143155324 gene encoding MYG1 exonuclease isoform X1, which translates to MIHRIYKTVLRSSNLFAIPRFLTYAQSKSWNFVTMPESIKIGTHDGTFHCDEALACFMLKLLPRYKDAVVVRTRDQNILDTCDIVVDVGMEYNHAKLRYDHHMRDFKETISTVIKKPGYDEEVTLSSAGLVYCHFGHEIIKNLVPEASESDIETIFKQIYNTLIKEIDGIDNGISIYKDGSLYSIVTDISSRVKLLNPAWNSKNIDIDEQFFKAVELVGQEFMQHINFTTYVWLPGRSIVQEAIEKRFEVDPSGEIVEIGQYVPWVQHLLTIEKELNIQPSLKYVIYKSSYYRIQCVPIKNGSFLCRLFLPEAWGGLKNEQLERACGIEGARFVHSERFIGEHSTREGVIMMARKAIEIGKAL; encoded by the exons atGATACACAGAATTTATAAAACGGTTTTACGTTCATCAAACCTATTTGCTATACCAAGATTTCTAACCTATGCACAATCGAAATCGTGGAACTTCGTGACAATGCCAGAATCTATAAAAATCGGAACACATGATGGTACCTTTCATTGTGACGAAGCACTTGCTTGTTTTATGTTGAAGTTACTACCACGATACAAGGATGCAGTTGTTGTGAG AACACGTGATCAAAACATTTTAGATACTTGTGACATAGTAGTTGATGTAGGTATGGAATATAATCATGCCAAGCTTCGTTATGATCATCATATGAG AGATTTTAAGGAGACAATAAGTACAGTTATAAAAAAGCCTGGTTATGATGAGGAAGTAACATTAAGTAGTGCAGGTTTAGTTTATTGTCACTTTGGACATGAAATTATTAAGAACCTAGTTCCAGAAGCAAGTGAGAGTGATATAgaaacaatatttaaacaaatatataatacgCTTATTAAAGAAATAGATGGAATAGATAATGGAATTTCAATCTATAAAGATGGATCTCT gtattctattgtaactgatataTCTTCTCGCGTGAAACTTCTAAATCCTGCATGGAATagtaaaaatattgatattgacgaacaattttttaaagcaGTTGAATTAGTTGGCCAAGAATTTATGCAACATATAAATTTTACAACATATGTTTGGTTACCAGGGAGGTCCATTGTGCAAGAAGCTATTGAGAAACGCTTTGAG GTTGATCCAAGTGGAGAAATAGTagagattggtcaatacgtgcCATGGGTTCAGCATCTGCTTACAATAGAAAAAGAATTGAATATACAACCTTCTTTGAaatatgtaatttataaatCTTCTTATTATCGAATCCAATGCGTACCTATAAAAAACGGTAGCTTTCTGTGCAG ATTATTTTTGCCAGAAGCTTGGGGAGGTTTGAAAAATGAGCAGCTTGAACGTGCCTGTGGAATTGAAGGTGCCCGGTTTGTACATTCGGAAAGATTTATCGGTGAACATTCTACCAGAGAGGGTGTAATAATGATGGCACGCAAAGCAATTGAAATAGGAAAAGCTTTATAA
- the LOC143155324 gene encoding MYG1 exonuclease isoform X2, producing MPESIKIGTHDGTFHCDEALACFMLKLLPRYKDAVVVRTRDQNILDTCDIVVDVGMEYNHAKLRYDHHMRDFKETISTVIKKPGYDEEVTLSSAGLVYCHFGHEIIKNLVPEASESDIETIFKQIYNTLIKEIDGIDNGISIYKDGSLYSIVTDISSRVKLLNPAWNSKNIDIDEQFFKAVELVGQEFMQHINFTTYVWLPGRSIVQEAIEKRFEVDPSGEIVEIGQYVPWVQHLLTIEKELNIQPSLKYVIYKSSYYRIQCVPIKNGSFLCRLFLPEAWGGLKNEQLERACGIEGARFVHSERFIGEHSTREGVIMMARKAIEIGKAL from the exons ATGCCAGAATCTATAAAAATCGGAACACATGATGGTACCTTTCATTGTGACGAAGCACTTGCTTGTTTTATGTTGAAGTTACTACCACGATACAAGGATGCAGTTGTTGTGAG AACACGTGATCAAAACATTTTAGATACTTGTGACATAGTAGTTGATGTAGGTATGGAATATAATCATGCCAAGCTTCGTTATGATCATCATATGAG AGATTTTAAGGAGACAATAAGTACAGTTATAAAAAAGCCTGGTTATGATGAGGAAGTAACATTAAGTAGTGCAGGTTTAGTTTATTGTCACTTTGGACATGAAATTATTAAGAACCTAGTTCCAGAAGCAAGTGAGAGTGATATAgaaacaatatttaaacaaatatataatacgCTTATTAAAGAAATAGATGGAATAGATAATGGAATTTCAATCTATAAAGATGGATCTCT gtattctattgtaactgatataTCTTCTCGCGTGAAACTTCTAAATCCTGCATGGAATagtaaaaatattgatattgacgaacaattttttaaagcaGTTGAATTAGTTGGCCAAGAATTTATGCAACATATAAATTTTACAACATATGTTTGGTTACCAGGGAGGTCCATTGTGCAAGAAGCTATTGAGAAACGCTTTGAG GTTGATCCAAGTGGAGAAATAGTagagattggtcaatacgtgcCATGGGTTCAGCATCTGCTTACAATAGAAAAAGAATTGAATATACAACCTTCTTTGAaatatgtaatttataaatCTTCTTATTATCGAATCCAATGCGTACCTATAAAAAACGGTAGCTTTCTGTGCAG ATTATTTTTGCCAGAAGCTTGGGGAGGTTTGAAAAATGAGCAGCTTGAACGTGCCTGTGGAATTGAAGGTGCCCGGTTTGTACATTCGGAAAGATTTATCGGTGAACATTCTACCAGAGAGGGTGTAATAATGATGGCACGCAAAGCAATTGAAATAGGAAAAGCTTTATAA
- the LOC143155162 gene encoding uncharacterized protein LOC143155162 gives MKSLIIFTVFCGLAIAEPGYLAPVVSYSYFGVPLAYDGRILDTPEVAQAKAAHLSTQAYEAARNTLGYAHVPVLTRVYAPTITYGAPIGTDGRVIDTPEVAEAKAAHLAAHALEAAKKLGMYPYGALVYSSLPYAYKYGYGAPLGADGRVIDTPEVAEAKAAHLAVHAQQANKIAEKL, from the exons ATGAAATCTCTT ATCATCTTCACGGTATTCTGCGGTTTGGCGATCGCAGAACCAGGATACCTGGCGCCGGTGGTGTCCTACAGCTATTTTGGCGTTCCCCTAGCTTACGATGGAAGAATTTTGGACACGCCAGAGGTGGCACAAGCGAAAGCAGCACATCTCTCAACACAAGCGTACGAAGCAGCCAGGAATACGCTTGGATATGCACATGTGCCAGTCCTAACTCGAGTTTATGCGCCTACAATTACCTACGGCGCACCCATCGGCACTGATGGCCGGGTCATCGATACACCTGAGGTCGCGGAAGCGAAAGCTGCTCATCTTGCCGCTCATGCTTTG GAAGCTGCAAAGAAACTAGGAATGTATCCATACGGCGCTCTGGTCTACTCTTCATTACCCTATGCCTATAAATACGGATATGGTGCCCCTCTTGGTGCTGATGGTAGAGTCATAGATACCCCAGAAGTTGCAGAAGCAAAAGCTGCGCATTTAGCTGTACATGCTCAACAGGCCAACAAAATTGCTGAAAAACTCTAA
- the LOC143154778 gene encoding uncharacterized protein LOC143154778: protein MRSLIHPKITKNWDTYVWYQFTIKKTRFQALQSYYNQKFLLSCIVLSATALPGYAPYPVYGTAYHGPPAPLAQDGRVVDTPEVAHAKAAHLAAHAVETAKANSLGYSGDYTDDYGASYVAPLQSAYHGPPAPLAHDGRVLDTPEVAHAKAAHLAAHAEQVSKIAHLSYAEPYPAPHCTFQVIFSIILNVVFCAPQWYGGGHPGAYGGHAAPAPLGPDGRVVDTPEVAQLKAAHLAALADANARAPKGLGPAGPYPGPGSSYAPGNYAHYSGPPAPLGPDGRVVDTAEVQQAKAVHYSLYNAEAQRAPAAPAGPPAPVPHNPSWNPAGGYNPSNPWG from the exons ATGAGGTCCCTT ATACAtcctaaaattacaaaaaattggGACACGTACGTATGGTATCAATTTACTATAAAGAAAACGCGTTTTCAAGCTCTCCAATCGTATTATAATCAGAAg TTCCTCCTCTCGTGCATTGTTCTCTCGGCTACAGCCCTGCCGGGTTATGCTCCGTACCCCGTTTATGGCACGGCGTACCACGGTCCACCAGCTCCCTTGGCCCAGGACGGAAGGGTAGTAGATACACCGGAAGTGGCCCACGCGAAGGCCGCGCACTTGGCCGCCCACGCTGTGGAGACTGCTAAGGCCAATTCTCTCGGTTACTCTGGAGATTACACGGACGATTACGGTGCATCTTACGTCGCCCCACTGCAATCTGCTTACCACGGACCACCAGCTCCCCTGGCACACGATGGCCGAGTGCTCGACACGCCGGAAGTGGCGCATGCAAAGGCGGCGCATTTAGCCGCCCACGCCGAGCAGGTTTCGAAAATCGCTCACCTGTCCTACGCTGAGCCTTATCCGGCGCCTCATTG TACCTTCCAGGTTATTTTTTCGATCATCCTGAACGTAGTTTTCTGTGCACCACAATGGTACGGTGGTGGACACCCCGGAGCCTATGGTGGTCATGCGGCGCCTGCACCACTGGGACCTGACGGCAGGGTTGTAGACACACCGGAAGTGGCGCAATTAAAGGCAGCTCATCTGGCTGCTCTGGCTGACGCCAATGCCAGAGCACCAAAGGGTCTAGGTCCGGCTGGTCCTTACCCCGGTCCTGGTAGTTCCTACGCACCTGGAAACTACGCCCATTACAG TGGACCACCAGCTCCTTTAGGACCAGATGGACGAGTGGTAGACACTGCGGAAGTACAACAAGCCAAGGCCGTTCATTACTCCCTCTATAACGCCGAAGCACAACGCGCTCCAGCAGCTCCAGCTGGTCCGCCTGCGCCTGTTCCTCATAACCCCTCATGGAACCCCGCGGGCGGTTACAATCCATCCAATCCATGGGGTTAG